From the Oryza glaberrima chromosome 5, OglaRS2, whole genome shotgun sequence genome, one window contains:
- the LOC127773916 gene encoding ABSCISIC ACID-INSENSITIVE 5-like protein 2 isoform X1, whose protein sequence is MIQAMASHAGGSGGGGGGSGRDAGSAQRGPMQGLARQGSLYGLTLNEVQSQLGEPLLSMNLDELLKSVFPDGADLDGGGGGITGQSQPALGLQRQGSITMPPELSKKTVDEVWKGIQDVPKRGAEEGGRRRRERQPTLGEMTLEDFLVKAGVVTDPNDLPGNMDVVGGAAAAAAGTSDLNAGAQWLQQYHQQALEPQHPSIGAPYMATHLAPQPLAVATGAVLDPIYSDGQITSPMLGALSDPQTPGRKRCATGEIADKLVERRQKRMIKNRESAARSRARKQAYTNELENKVLRLEEENERLKKQKELDEILNSAPPPEPKYQLRRTSSAAF, encoded by the exons ATGATTCAGGCAATGGCTTCGCATGCTGGAggtagtggtggcggcggcggtggaagtgGCCGGGATGCCGGCTCGGCGCAGCGCGGGCCGATGCAGGGGTTGGCGAGGCAAGGGTCGCTGTATGGGCTTACACTCAATGAGGTTCAGAGCCAGTTGGGGGAGCCGTTGCTTAGTATGAACCTTGATGAGCTCCTTAAAAGCGTGTTTCCTGATGGCGCGGACCttgacggtggcggtggcggcatcaCGGGCCAGTCTCAGCCGGCCCTGGGGCTGCAGCGCCAGGGGAGCATCACGATGCCTCCGGAGCTGAGCAAGAAGACGGTGGATGAGGTGTGGAAGGGCATCCAGGATGTGCCGAAGAGGGGTGCTGAGGAGggtggccggcggaggcgggagaggCAGCCGACCCTGGGGGAGATGACGCTTGAGGATTTCCTGGTCAAAGCTGGGGTTGTCACGGATCCGAACGATTTGCCAGGAAACATGGATGTGGTAGGGGGCGCTGCTGCGGCTGCAGCTGGTACGTCTGATTTGAACGCCGGAGCACAGTGGCTACAGCAGTATCACCAGCAGGCTTTGGAGCCCCAGCATCCAAGCATAGGTGCTCCTTACATGGCAACTCACCTGGCACCTCAGCCATTAGCTGTTGCTACAGGTGCTGTTTTGGATCCAATTTACTCCGATGGCCAGATCACTTCGCCAATGCTCGGGGCTCTTTCTGATCCTCAGACACCTGGGCGCAAACGCTGTGCCACAGGGGAGATTGCAGATAAGCTAGTAGAAAGAAGGCAGAAGAGGATGATAAAAAACAGGGAATCAGCTGCCAGGTCAAGAGCGAGGAAGCAG GCTTACACTAATGAGCTTGAAAACAAAGTTCTTCGTCTAGAAGAGGAGAATGAGAGGCTAAAGAAGCAGAAG GAGTTGGATGAGATACTGAACTCTGCGCCTCCCCCGGAACCCAAGTATCAACTCAGGCGAACAAGCTCGGCCGCCTTCTGA
- the LOC127773916 gene encoding ABSCISIC ACID-INSENSITIVE 5-like protein 2 isoform X2, with translation MIQAMASHAGGSGGGGGGSGRDAGSAQRGPMQGLARQGSLYGLTLNEVQSQLGEPLLSMNLDELLKSVFPDGADLDGGGGGITGQSQPALGLQRQGSITMPPELSKKTVDEVWKGIQDVPKRGAEEGGRRRRERQPTLGEMTLEDFLVKAGVVTDPNDLPGNMDVVGGAAAAAAGTSDLNAGAQWLQQYHQQALEPQHPSIGAPYMATHLAPQPLAVATGAVLDPIYSDGQITSPMLGALSDPQTPGRKRCATGEIADKLVERRQKRMIKNRESAARSRARKQAYTNELENKVLRLEEENERLKKQKYFLQFRNEVNHAALVLEIGSWMRY, from the exons ATGATTCAGGCAATGGCTTCGCATGCTGGAggtagtggtggcggcggcggtggaagtgGCCGGGATGCCGGCTCGGCGCAGCGCGGGCCGATGCAGGGGTTGGCGAGGCAAGGGTCGCTGTATGGGCTTACACTCAATGAGGTTCAGAGCCAGTTGGGGGAGCCGTTGCTTAGTATGAACCTTGATGAGCTCCTTAAAAGCGTGTTTCCTGATGGCGCGGACCttgacggtggcggtggcggcatcaCGGGCCAGTCTCAGCCGGCCCTGGGGCTGCAGCGCCAGGGGAGCATCACGATGCCTCCGGAGCTGAGCAAGAAGACGGTGGATGAGGTGTGGAAGGGCATCCAGGATGTGCCGAAGAGGGGTGCTGAGGAGggtggccggcggaggcgggagaggCAGCCGACCCTGGGGGAGATGACGCTTGAGGATTTCCTGGTCAAAGCTGGGGTTGTCACGGATCCGAACGATTTGCCAGGAAACATGGATGTGGTAGGGGGCGCTGCTGCGGCTGCAGCTGGTACGTCTGATTTGAACGCCGGAGCACAGTGGCTACAGCAGTATCACCAGCAGGCTTTGGAGCCCCAGCATCCAAGCATAGGTGCTCCTTACATGGCAACTCACCTGGCACCTCAGCCATTAGCTGTTGCTACAGGTGCTGTTTTGGATCCAATTTACTCCGATGGCCAGATCACTTCGCCAATGCTCGGGGCTCTTTCTGATCCTCAGACACCTGGGCGCAAACGCTGTGCCACAGGGGAGATTGCAGATAAGCTAGTAGAAAGAAGGCAGAAGAGGATGATAAAAAACAGGGAATCAGCTGCCAGGTCAAGAGCGAGGAAGCAG GCTTACACTAATGAGCTTGAAAACAAAGTTCTTCGTCTAGAAGAGGAGAATGAGAGGCTAAAGAAGCAGAAG TATTTCTTACAGTTTAGAAACGAAGTGAATCATGCTGCCCTTGTTCTTGAGATTGG GAGTTGGATGAGATACTGA
- the LOC127773919 gene encoding histone H3-like centromeric protein CENH3 isoform X2, whose translation MARTKHPAVRKSKAEPKKKLQFERSPRPSKAQRAGGGTGTSATTRSAAGTSASGTPRQQTKQRKPHRFRPGTVALREIRKFQKTTELLIPFAPFSRLVREITDFYSKDVSRWTLEALLALQEAAEYHLVDIFEVSNLCAIHAKRVTIMQKDMQLARRIGGRRPW comes from the exons atGGCTCGCACGAAGCACCCGGCGGTGAGGAAGTCGAAGGCGGAGCCCAAGAAGAAGCTCCAGTTCGAGCGCTCCCCTCGGCCGTCGAAGGCGCAGCGCGCTGGTG GCGGCACGGGTACCTCGGCGACCACG AGGAGCGCGGCTGGAACATCGGCTTCAG GGACGCCTAGGCAGCAAACGAAGCAGAGGAAGCCACACCGCTTCCGTCCAGGCACAGTGGCACTGCGGGAGATCAGGAAATTTCAGAAAACCACTGAACTGCTGATCCCGTTTGCACCATTTTCTCGGCTG GTCAGGGAGATCACTGATTTCTATTCAAAGGATGTGTCACGGTGGACCCTTGAAGCTCTCCTTGCATTGCAAGAG GCAGCAGAATACCACTTAGTGGACATATTTGAAGTGTCAAATCTCTGCGCCATCCATGCTAAGCGTGTTACCATCA TGCAAAAGGACATGCAACTTGCCAGGCGTATCGGTGGGCGGAGGCCATGGTGA
- the LOC127773919 gene encoding histone H3-like centromeric protein CENH3 isoform X1 gives MARTKHPAVRKSKAEPKKKLQFERSPRPSKAQRAGGGTGTSATTRSAAGTSASAGTPRQQTKQRKPHRFRPGTVALREIRKFQKTTELLIPFAPFSRLVREITDFYSKDVSRWTLEALLALQEAAEYHLVDIFEVSNLCAIHAKRVTIMQKDMQLARRIGGRRPW, from the exons atGGCTCGCACGAAGCACCCGGCGGTGAGGAAGTCGAAGGCGGAGCCCAAGAAGAAGCTCCAGTTCGAGCGCTCCCCTCGGCCGTCGAAGGCGCAGCGCGCTGGTG GCGGCACGGGTACCTCGGCGACCACG AGGAGCGCGGCTGGAACATCGGCTTCAG CAGGGACGCCTAGGCAGCAAACGAAGCAGAGGAAGCCACACCGCTTCCGTCCAGGCACAGTGGCACTGCGGGAGATCAGGAAATTTCAGAAAACCACTGAACTGCTGATCCCGTTTGCACCATTTTCTCGGCTG GTCAGGGAGATCACTGATTTCTATTCAAAGGATGTGTCACGGTGGACCCTTGAAGCTCTCCTTGCATTGCAAGAG GCAGCAGAATACCACTTAGTGGACATATTTGAAGTGTCAAATCTCTGCGCCATCCATGCTAAGCGTGTTACCATCA TGCAAAAGGACATGCAACTTGCCAGGCGTATCGGTGGGCGGAGGCCATGGTGA
- the LOC127773921 gene encoding uncharacterized protein LOC127773921: MKQRREEEKKKKDILAGSDDESDGGGGEEDLSKIQINEEYARRFEHNKRREALQRLEERKKKGLVPPEEEEDDDDDDESSSDDDDAAIASRRVDRQMFEVIRRIRRGDAAILDAKAKMYSSSSESEPGDEEGEKPKKTKKERPLYLKDVNARHLLEEGPEFAAQASHGGHSSSKYDKIAYDEQQRKGLEAFLAAEKAALGDGDGGEDDDDLFQVKPKGGDGGDKEDDDEEKKETEQILIDIFGKDEELDENSKFLKKFFLERPYLETGSEKKYSPDDIQEVSDEEEHLIEQEDYETRYNFRHEEAAATGADVMDRVMGHSRFVEGSVRKKESSRKQQRKNKEERIARAKQEQAEELKHLKNLKKKEIAEKLERIRMIAGIDSDAACKLGADDLEEDFDPEEYDRKMKETFNDNYYEADDVDPEFGSGEEIDLEKLDFDKEDELLGLPKDWALDGQDGSSAAAEGASQKKKGGKDIANGEGTNQKMKGKISLKDKVELEKEMEEYYKLDYEDTIGDLKTRFKYKQVKPNSFGLSTYEILASDDKDLNQYVSMKKIAPYREAEWKGTKPVPGSGLPMWKQVSISDALLTNEILVMRRIVESVAPHPNVINLHDVYEDVHGVHLVLELCSGGELFDRIVGRDRYSEFDAACVIRQIASGLEALHKASIVHRDLKPENCLFSDKDEKSTLKIMDFGLSSVEDFSDPIVALFGSIDYVSPEALSRQEVSAASDMWSVGVILYILLSGCPPFHAATNREKQQRILQGEFSFQDHTWKTISSSAKDLISRLLSVQPYKRPTASDLLRHPWVIGDCAKQDLMDAEVVSKLQKFNARRKLRAAAIASVLSCKVALRTKRLRNLLGTHDLTSEELDNLRLHFGRICADGENATLSEFEQVLRAMKMDSLIPLAPRVFDLFDNNRDGTVDMREILCGFSSLRNSRGDDALRLCFQMYDADRSGCISKEELASMLRALPEECLPGDITEPGKLDEVFDQMDADSDGKVTFDEFKAAMNKDSALQDVLLSSLRPQ; this comes from the exons ATGAagcagaggagggaggaggagaagaagaagaaggacatCCTCGCGGGCTCCGACGATGAGtccgatggaggcggcggcgaggaggatctCTCCAAGATCCAGATCAACGAGGAGTACGCCCGCCGCTTCGAGCACAACAAGCGGCGGGAGGCGCTGCAGCGCCTGGAGGAGCGCAAGAAGAAGGGCCTCGtcccgccggaggaggaggaggacgacgacgacgacgacgagtcctCGTCGGACGACGATGACGCCGCCATCGCGTCCCGCCGCGTCGACCGCCAGATGTTCGAGGTCATCCGCCGCATCcggcgcggcgacgccgccaTCCTCGACGCGAAGGCCAAGATGTATTCCTCCTCGTCGGAGAGTGAacccggcgacgaggagggggagaagCCCAAGAAGACGAAGAAGGAGCGGCCCCTGTACCTCAAGGACGTGAACGCTCGCCACCTGCTCGAGGAGGGCCCCGAGTTCGCGGCGCAGGCTAGCCATGGCggccacagcagcagcaagtaCGACAAGATCGCCTACGACGAGCAGCAGAGGAAGGGGCTGGAGGCTTTCCttgcggcggagaaggcggcattaggcgatggcgatggcggggaggatgatgacgatTTGTTCCAAGTGAAGCCGAAGGGTGGAGATGGTGGTGACAAGGAGGATGATgacgaggagaagaaggagactGAGCAGATACTGATTGATATTTTCGGCAAAGACGAGGAGCTGGACGAGAACAGCAAGTTCCTGAAGAAATTCTTCCTCGAGAGGCCGTATCTCGAGACGGGCAGCGAGAAGAAATACTCTCCGGATGATATCCAGGAGGTATCGGACGAAGAGGAGCATCTCATAGAGCAGGAGGATTATGAGACCAGGTATAACTTCCGGCATGAGGAAGCAGCCGCGACTGGTGCGGATGTAATGGACAGGGTGATGGGGCATTCGCGGTTTGTCGAGGGTTCTgtgaggaagaaggagagcAGCAGGAAGCAGCAGCGCAAGAACAAGGAGGAGCGGATAGCACGGGCCAAGCAGGAGCAGGCAGAGGAGTTGAAGCATTTGAAGAACTTGAAGAAGAAAGAGATCGCCGAGAAGCTTGAGAGGATCCGGATGATTGCTGGAATTGATAGCGATGCAGCTTGCAAGCTCGGAGCCGATGACTTGGAGGAGGATTTTGATCCTGAGGAGTATGACAGGAAAATGAAGGAGACATTCAATGACAATTACTATGAAGCAGATGATGTTGATCCTGAATTTGGGAGTGGTGAGGAAATTGATTTGGAAAAACTAGACTTTGACAAAGAAGATGAACTGCTTGGGCTACCCAAGGACTGGGCTCTTGATGGGCAAGATGGATCGTCTGCAGCAGCTGAGGGGGCTTCTCAGAAAAAGAAAGGTGGAAAAGATATTGCAAATGGTGAGGGGACAAATcagaaaatgaaaggaaaaattTCTTTGAAGGACAAGGTGGAGCTTGAGAAGGAGATGGAAGAGTACTACAAGTTAGACTATGAGGACACTATTGGAGATCTGAAGACTAGGTTCAAGTATAAGCAAGTTAAGCCGAACAGTTTCGGCCTGAGCACCTATGAGATATTGGCATCAGATGACAAGGATTTGAACCAGTATGTATCCATGAAGAAGATAGCTCCTTACAGGGAGGCAGAATGGAAG GGGACAAAGCCCGTGCCCGGCTCCGGCCTGCCGATGTGGAAACAGGTATCGATCTCCGACGCGCTGCTGACGAACGAGATACTCGTCATGAGGAGGATAGTGGAGAGCGTTGCGCCACATCCTAATGTCATCAACCTGCATGATGTGTATGAAGATGTGCATGGTGTGCACCTCGTCCTTGAGCTGTGCTCGGGTGGTGAGCTTTTTGATCGGATTGTGGGGCGTGACCGGTACTCGGAGTTCGATGCGGCCTGCGTCATTCGTCAGATTGCTAGCGGGCTGGAGGCTCTTCATAAGGCGAGCATTGTACACAGGGACCTGAAGCCGGAGAATTGTCTGTTCTCTGACAAAGATGAGAAGTCCACACTGAAGATCATGGATTTTGGTTTGAGTTCTGTCGAAGATTTCAGTGACCCGATCGTCGCGCTGTTTGGGTCAATAGATTATGTTTCACCGGAGGCTCTATCCAGGCAGGAGGTTTCAGCTGCTAGTGATATGTGGTCTGTTGGGGTAATTCTGTACATTCTTTTATCTGG ATGCCCACCATTTCATGCTGCAACCAATCGAGAAAAGCAGCAAAGGATCCTGCAA GGTGAATTCAGTTTTCAGGACCACACATGGAAAACAATATCTTCATCCGCGAAAGATTTGATTTCGCGCCTTCTTTCTGTTCAACCTTACAAAAGGCCAACAGCAAGTGAT CTTCTGAGGCATCCTTGGGTGATTGGAGACTGCGCCAAGCAAGATCTCATGGATGCAGAGGTCGTCTCAAAACTGCAAAAGTTCAATGCTAGAAGGAAATTGCGGGCAGCTGCGATAGCCAGCGTTTTGAGCTGCAAAGTGGCATTGAGGACTAAAAGGCTGAGAAATCTTTTAGGAACCCATGACCTTACCTCAGAGGAGCTGGATAATCTGCGGCTTCATTTTGGACGAAT ATGTGCAGATGGAGAAAACGCCACTCTGTCAGAGTTTGAGCAGGTGCTGAGAGCAATGAAAATGGACTCACTGATTCCCCTAGCTCCCCGCGTATTCGATCTGTTCGACAACAACCGTGATGGAACCGTCGACATGAGAGAGATCCTGTGTGGGTTCTCCAGCCTCAGGAACTCACGAGGCGACGATGCTCTTCGCTTGTGCTTCCAG atgTACGACGCTGATCGGTCAGGCTGCATCAGCAAGGAAGAGCTGGCATCAATGCTCCGA GCGTTGCCGGAGGAGTGCCTGCCAGGCGACATAACGGAGCCGGGGAAGCTGGACGAGGTGTTCGACCAGATGGACGCCGACAGCGACGGCAAGGTCACCTTCGACGAGTTCAAGGCCGCCATGAACAAGGACAGCGCCCTCCAGGacgtcctcctctcctccctccgcccacagtag
- the LOC127773920 gene encoding 60S ribosomal protein L30-like: MAPTKKAKKSTDNINNKLQLVMKSGKYTLGYKTVLKTLRNSKGKLIILANNCPPLRKSEIEYYAMLGKVSVHHFHGNNVDLGTACGKYYRVCCLSIIDPGDSDIINTTPASQ; this comes from the exons ATGGCTCCCACCAAGAAGGCG AAGAAGAGCACGGACAACATCAACAACAAGCTGCAGCTGGTGATGAAGAGCGGCAAGTACACGCTCGGCTACAAGACCGTCCTCAAGACGCTGCGCAACTCCAAGG GGAAGCTGATTATCCTTGCAAACAACTGCCCTCCACTCAGGAAGTCTGAGATTGAGTATTACGCCATGTTGGGAAAAGTTAGCGTTCACCATTTCCATGGAA ACAATGTTGATCTTGGAACTGCCTGCGGCAAGTACTACCGGGTGTGCTGCCTCAGCATCATCGACCCTG GTGACTCGGACATCATCAACACAACCCCTGCCTCCCAGTGA
- the LOC127773913 gene encoding uncharacterized protein LOC127773913: MEGFLQKLKGLDAYPKVNEDFYKRTLSGGVVTVVASVVMLLLFVSETRSYFYSATETKLVVDTSRGERLRVNFDVTFPSVPCTLLSVDTMDISGEQHHDIRHDIEKRRLDAHGNVIEARKEGIGGAKIESPLQKHGGRLSKGEEYCGTCYGAEESDEQCCNSCEEVREAYKKKGWALTNPDLIDQCTREDFVERVKTQQGEGCNVHGFLDVSKVAGNFHFAPGKGFYESNINVPELSALEHGFNITHKINKLSFGTEFPGVVNPLDGAQWTQPASDGTYQYFIKVVPTIYTDLRGRKIHSNQFSVTEHFRDGNIRPKPQPGVFFFYDFSPIKVIFTEENSSLLHYLTNLCAIVGGVFTVSGIIDSFIYHGQKALKKKMELGKYR; encoded by the exons atGGAGGGGTTCCTGCAGAAGCTGAAGGGGCTGGACGCGTACCCCAAGGTGAACGAGGACTTCTACAAGCGGACGCTCTCCGGCGGCGTCGTCACGGTCGTCGCCTCCGTCGTCATGCTGCTGCTGTTCGTCTCCGAGACCC GGTCATATTTTTATTCAGCAACAGAGACTAAGCTAGTGGTTGACACATCAAGAGGGGAAAGGCTACGAGTTAAT TTTGACGTAACTTTTCCGAGTGTTCCCTGCACCCTTCTCAGTGTTGATACCATGGATATTAGTGGAGAGCAGCATCATGACATT AGGCATGATATAGAAAAGAGGCGATTAGACGCACATGGTAATGTCATTGAGGCTAGAAAAGAAGGCATTGGTGGAGCAAAG ATAGAGAGTCCATTGCAAAAACATGGAGGAAGACTCAGCAAAGGTGAAGAATACTGTGGCACGTGTTATGGTGCTGAGGAG TCGGATGAACAATGCTGTAATTCTTGTGAAGAAGTTAGGGAAGCATATAAGAAGAAAGGATGGGCCCTTACAAATCCTGATCTGATTGACCAG TGCACCAGAGAAGATTTTGTGGAAAGAGTTAAAACTCAACAAGGTGAAGGTTGTAATGTACATGGCTTTTTAGATGTCAGCAAAGTTGCAGGGAACTTCCACTTTGCTCCAGGCAAAGGATTTTATGAGTCAAATATAAATGTGCCTGAGCTGTCGGCACTTGAGCATGGTTTCAAC atcacacacaaaataaataaactgtCTTTTGGGACAGAATTCCCTGGTGTTGTTAATCCACTTGATGG TGCTCAGTGGACACAACCAGCATCAGATGGGACATACCAATACTTCATAAAA GTTGTTCCTACAATTTACACTGATCTAAGAGGGCGCAAGATTCATTCCAACCAA TTCTCAGTAACAGAGCATTTTAGAGATGGGAATATTCGCCCCAAACCCCAGCCTGGAGTATTTTTCTTCTATGATTTCTCACCCATAAAG GTAATATTTACAGAAGAAAATAGTTCCCTGCTCCACTATCTGACGAACCTATGTGCTATAGTGGGAG GGGTTTTCACCGTCTCCGGCATCATTGACTCGTTCATATATCACGGGCAGAAGGCactcaagaaaaaaatggaGCTAGGCAAGTACAGATGA
- the LOC127773914 gene encoding F-box protein At4g18380-like, translated as MARIHADPVLEADQFDRLPDSLVLVILNNVEDVRSLGRCSAVSKRFYGLVPLVHDVYVKIDRVVTVDGEAEDALNLSSPKPRNILSHFLKMMLFTIIKPFHSMRGPNGAGRPLFPQLAQHSPAQVLRNFTHIRNLRVELPSGDVGTEEGVLLKWRAEYGSTLQNCVILGGTQVDRKPVGAEHELYSEDNGSMPESFYTNGGLKLRVVWTISSLIAASTRHYLLRSIIKDHPTLTSLVLTDADGQGTLSMGAEQLKEFRENQLSASACSNRTQVPACNMKLKYAPYLELPGGIALQGATLVAIKPSPEGSNGGHTSRKETDAFVSGAFDGPFKFAVKALMKRRTYLLEMNGF; from the coding sequence ATGGCTCGAATCCATGCCGACCCGGTGCTGGAGGCCGACCAATTCGACCGGCTGCCGGACTCGCTTGTGCTGGTGATCCTCAACAATGTCGAGGATGTGCGCTCGCTCGGCCGGTGCTCCGCCGTGTCGAAGCGGTTCTACGGGCTCGTGCCCCTCGTCCATGATGTCTATGTCAAGATCGACCGCGTCGTGACGGTCGACGGCGAAGCTGAGGACGCGCTTAACCTGTCCTCGCCGAAGCCGAGGAACATCCTCTCGCATTTCCTCAAGATGATGCTGTTCACGATCATCAAGCCGTTCCACAGCATGCGCGGCCCGAACGGCGCGGGGCGGCCACTGTTCCCGCAGCTCGCGCAGCACTCGCCGGCGCAGGTGCTCCGGAACTTCACGCACATCCGGAATCTGCGGGTGGAGCTGCCCTCGGGGGATGTGGGGACTGAGGAGGGAGTTCTCCTGAAATGGCGAGCGGAGTATGGGAGTACGCTTCAGAATTGTGTGATTCTTGGGGGTACTCAGGTCGACCGCAAGCCTGTTGGTGCAGAGCATGAGCTGTATTCGGAGGACAATGGAAGCATGCCGGAATCCTTCTATACCAATGGAGGGTTGAAACTCCGCGTCGTGTGGACAATCAGCTCTCTGATTGCGGCATCAACGAGACATTATCTTCTTCGGTCAATTATCAAGGATCATCCCACTCTTACAAGCTTGGTACTGACCGATGCTGATGGCCAGGGCACATTGTCCATGGGAGCGGAGCAGCTTAAGGAATTTAGGGAGAACCAGTTGTCGGCCTCAGCATGTTCTAACAGGACTCAGGTTCCAGCATGCAACATGAAGCTCAAATACGCTCCATATCTTGAGCTTCCTGGCGGCATTGCGTTGCAAGGTGCAACGTTGGTCGCTATCAAGCCCTCACCTGAGGGAAGCAATGGCGGTCATACTAGCCGCAAGGAAACGGATGCATTTGTCTCCGGAGCATTTGATGGACCATTCAAGTTTGCTGTGAAGGCGCTGATGAAGAGGCGAACTTACCTTCTGGAGATGAATGGCTTCTAG